GCCTTTGCTCCCttactggagtataaaccccAAATTATACCATTTTGCAGGGCACAGGAGTACAACACAAGCTCATTAATCTAGGTGGCTTTCCCCTTGATGTGGGAAGGATATACGACAGCCTTTGTACACAAAGCTGGGATTTTCCCAAGCCATTTCACTCAAAACACGCTGGTAAAGATATAGCATAAAATAGTTTGATTTCCTacaaaaagatggattttaaatgAATAGAAACCCGATTAAAGCACATTATCCAGCACataaacaaaaaatggaaactaagTGTAACACGCAAAATAAAATGGATATGAATGAACAATTTCTCACCCTGGGTGATGGGACAAGCAGGCTATCAAATTTTCAAACACAAGCTAGAAATCCTTTTAGCTTGGGATCAGCACTTCCCCCTGTTCAGAAATTGTTCCTCAGctgtttccaggagttctcttgtgtggggagtgaggccaagacaTGGTATCACTCCCCATGTTATATAGCAGTCAAATTGACATACCAAAATGGAGtgaactacatttgaaatacagatacatactctatattcataatttcagatgCAAAAATGATACAAGCACACAAATAGGACCATCATATTCTCCACATCACAGCTTTCCATAGTAAACACCCAAGAATCTTTTTTCTACAAGACACACATAACTAGATCATAGTCATACCACAATCATAGCACTAAGATCAATATCGGGGGCATATAAAAAGCTCAGGTTCTTTGGGAAGAGACATGCTTTTCCCATGGGCTGGCTTGGGGTCTCAGGAGAGTGAGCTCGGCATGGCTGGCAGTGCTCCAGCCGTCCCAGGGCTCCTCCAacattggggttggggtggggggatcattGGTTCAGCCATGCGGTGTGTGGaagctctgggctgctctgggagaggggggctcgctactctggctctggctgtggtggtggggcaaaAGGAGTGGTGAATTAGAGTGTACTGCCCATCCCCAGTTGGGCAGGAGAGTCCCGAAATACAGAGTTCAAGTCCCGCTGTGGGCTGAATGACTTTAGACGAGCATTTGTCCTGTATTACCTGCCATGCTGATCCATGCCTGCGGAAGGCTCATGGGCAGCACCACCCTTTTCACagtcagagggaggaggaggtccTTAGCTCCCCCTCTACCCGCTATGAGGCCACGCCCCAAGTTAGGGGACAGATGGAGGATCTGGGGGTCCCCAGAGCAGCACTTGCTCCCTGGGCTCCTCTTACCATGGCCTGTCTGTGATGTCCAGCCTAGTCAGTGGGTGAGGCTTGGGGAAAGAAGAGGACCAGGGGTGAGGCCATgtagggggcagggctcctgcctgtGTCCTGCTTTTGGCTTCTGAGAAGGTGCTCAGCCTACACTGAATGGGCTGGGCTGAGACAGGAGATTGTTGTGACTGCATTGCTGGGACAGCACAAACAGAGTGGAGGAGTACTAGGAAATATACTTCTGTGTGCAGAGCCATCAATAATGGGCAGGGGATGTTACCTGAATGGCTTCTCCTGGGGCTCCTGTGTTAATCATGTCTCTGTCTCAAGCACCTGGGTGAGGGCATGGGGGAAGGGTGCGGGACTGTGTCCCTTGAATAGCCCCTGTCCACAGCTGGAGCATGGATCATGCAGCTCCCAGAGCACTCAGGAAGCACTAGGACTGtgactgcagaagagctctgcaagacctcagcaagttttcagatgacactaaaactgggaggagaggtagatactctggagggtagggataggatacagagggccctggacaaattaggggattgggcaaaaagaaatctgattagaTTCAACAAGGAcccatgcagagtcctgcacttaggatggaagaatcccatgcaccgctacaggctagggaccgaatggctcagcagcagttctgcagaaaaggacctaggggttacagtcgatcagaagctggatatgagtcaacagtgtgcccttgtagccaagaaggccaatggcattttggggtgtataagtaggggcatagcgagcagatcgagggacgtgatcgttcccctctattcgaccttggtgaggcctcatttggagtcctgtgtccagttttgggtcccacactacaagaaggatgtggaaaaattggaaagagtccagcggagggcaacaaaaatgattaggggactggaacacatgacttatgagaagaggctgagggaactgggattgttaaatctgtggaagagaagaatgaggggggatttgatagctgctttcaactacctgaaacagtgttccaaagaggatggatctagactgttctcagtggtagcagatgacagaagaaggaggaatggtctcaagttgcagtgcaggaggtttaggttggatattaggaaaaatgttttcaccaggagggtggtgaaacactggaatgtgttccctagggaggtggtggaatctccttcctttgaagtttttaaggtcaggcttgacaaagccctggctgggatgatttagttggggattggtcctgctttgtgtagggggttggactagatgacctgctgaggtcccttccaaccctgatattctatgattctatgattctatgatttggacAGTGTGACAGGCCAGGTGTAATGTGAAACAACCTCCACACTCCTTCTCTTTATTAACTGTATTGACCGGAATACTGAGGTTGGAACAGCCACTGACACGGCTCTTCATGGGCCAACATCTCACCAGTCCCCTGGCTCTCCACGAGCACAGTCACTTTGTATATGCTGCTGTTAGCCTTGGTCTCATTCCCCCAGTGCCCTGTCCTCTCTGACCAGTGAGTGGGAACAGCCCCACTTCCACTACTCCACGTCTTACACCCCTTCTGAACTTCTCCCTAAAGAGTGGAGATCAGTGGAAAGAGTGGAAATCAttctaggcctggtctacactgggggggcggaatcgatctaagatacgcaactttaGCTCcaagaatagcatagctgaagttgccgtatcttagattgacttagaatcacttacttcgcatcctcgcgGCGTTGGATCGACGGCCGCCCATCCCCTGTtgactctgcttccgcctctcgtCCTgatggagttccggagtcgacagcagagcaatcggggatcgatcactacccgccgatccagcgggtagtgtagacatggctctCGACTCACACATAAGGGTGCAGGGTTGAATAGGTGGCCATGGTCTATTTTTCTTAACTCCTGTATCACCATATGATGAACTGATTATTTATTTGACAAACACCCTAATTATCCTTGCACGaaggtgtttgcttttcacaCTGTACACTATTGGATTAATCAGGGGCGGGCCCAGCAAGTAGCTGTAGCCCAGGAGAATTTGTAGCAAGGGAGAAGAGCTCTTCCAGAATCTGTGTATGACAGTCAGGCTGAACTCTGGTATGTAGAAAACCAGGACGGCGCAGAGGTGGGAGACGCAGGTGTTCAAGGCCCTGAGGCACTCCATGTGGGAGGTGATGCTCAGCACTGTTTTAAggatcatcacataagagaggaagatgagcagCGAGTCCAACCACAGCGTTATGAGTGTAACAAACAAGCCATAGATGTTATTGACTGTGATGTCCGCACATGCCAACTTCATGATGTCCTGGTGCAGGCAGTAAGAATGGGAGAGGATGTTGGCTCGACAGTATTGGAACCGTTTCAGGAGTAAGGGGAATGGTAATGTTACGGCCACACCTCTTAGCACAAACACCGACCCCATCTTGGCTAATCTCGGCAGGGTTAAGATGGAAGCATatctcagtgggttacagattgcaaTGAAGCGATCAAAGGCCATCATCAAAAGCATGGCGGATTCAATTATTGCAAGAAAGTGGATAAAGAACATCTGGGTAAAACAAGCATTGAGGCTGATTTCCCTAGAGTTAAACAAGTATATACCCAGTATCGTCGGTATAGTGCTTATCGATAAACCAAGGTCTGTGATGGCCAACATGGAAAGtaaaatgtacatgggctcatggaggcttggatctgtttttataGCAAACAGAATGAGTGAATTTCCTACTATTGAAGTAACATACACTaagcagaaggggatagagatccaGAGATGGACGTCTTCCTTCCCAGGTATCCCGGTGAGAAAGAAAACTGCAGGGTTGAATTTTGTTTTATTGACAGCGGACATAATGGACTGAGAAGGTCCGATGAGTTTTAAACTTTTCTTCCTGAAGGAAAAAAGCACAGGAGATTAGATAATATTTATTGAGACATCATTCTGCTCTGAGTGGAATTCTAGAGACTCCCTGGAGTTCAAGGAAGATCAGCAAAAACATAGTTTTGCATTTTCAGCACCAATAGTAACCCATTTAAACACCCTGCCCCTCTTTGCATTCTTCTAAGCAACTGGCCCCATTGATATCTTGTGGCTCACAGTTCCACAGCCTATTGGAGCACTGTGTGCTTTTGCAATTGTGACCTTCCCACAAACACCCTTTTTGGCCCTGCACTTCTGAGTGTGGCCCATTGTATCATAACATTTGTGTAAACACATGGGAAGTGCACGGTGAAAATGGTCATAGTATTTATCTACCCTGCACTGAAGCTATTTACGTGTTTCATTGCctcattatatatattttatttactttatccTATCCAGAGAGTCCAAATTATGCCACTACCTCTTTGGAGCACATGAGATCATTTTTAGCACCATTTTCTGAATTCAGTAACATTAACTGTAACGtcatcactccagatttacatgttTCAATTCAATTAGAAGAGGACTCCATTAACTTTCCCTTGCCAAATGCTCCCAGTGATATACTCTGACCCCCCAAAATCCCTCCAAGAGAAGCTGAAGTGATTTTCCTAGCCAATGTTGACTGAATGCAGAGAGTTCAATTGTCCTATAGACTTCCCTTCATCCTCACAGGATCTGCATCCTGTATTTGGCAAATGAGAAGCTTGACAGAAAAGACAGAGAGTTATTTCAGctgggcggggtggggttggTGTTACAAAAGGGTGAATAGTGCAAACACTAAGTTTGCACTAATATCCAGCTGAGGGTGCAAGTTACTTCAACCATGCTCGTGTAACAGGTGATGTGTGTAATCTACATTTAAACCACTATTACACTCCCCTTTCATGCACCTCAGATCTACTCTTTGCTGAAACACGGACCAGCGGTTCTGTTCTCCAGGACCTTTTGGAAAGTCTTTCACAGGTATTACAAAGTGGTTGAGTGCACGGCCCTGAATTCTTGCATTCACAATCGAGCCAGAGAATAAAATGGTTGAAAATGCATTTGCTGATTAAATTTCCAGGACAAAATAAACCTGGCTTGATTGGGAACTAGTAACTCTTATTCCCTGGGGTCTCTTCTTGCTCAGCCCAGAGCATTATGGGGCCCAGAGCATCTACAGAAAGAGGAGACCTTGAGAAATCCTGACACAGGGCATCAGGGTTTTGACACTCTGAGCTCGCTTGGAATGTCAGATTTCTGTGTAGCTAAAATTATTCACTGTGCAGCATGGGTAGATGTAGGGGAGGATTTCCCAAATGACGTGGCGcttccttccctccagccccatcaCTGAGTCCTCTGCTGCTTCAGACAATATCTGCCAATGGAAACATCTTGCAGCCTTTCCCCTCcacttcacattttaaagataGCCAAACCTGCCAACGTACCCAATTCCTGCTGGAAGGGGAGCTGctgacaccagaggtcttcacCCTGGAGCACAAGGAGTCACCGGAGGGGTTGCGTGGGCAGCAGGCTGCAGGCAGTATCTGTTCAGACAGGGAGAAAACTCTCTTTATGAAGCAGGTTTGCACATTCCCTTGGGGCCTACTTGGCCATCAGGGAACCTCAGCTGCTCGGCTTAGTTTGCACCAGGTTTCCTCCCCGTGACAGccaatggcaaactgcaggaggCCAAATCACAGGGGATGCGCGGTGATGCTAGTCAGCTGGACTGCAGTGCCgagccctgctgcaggctctaTTCCTGGGATCCGGGTTTGTCGTCACGGTTCGTATGGTTCCGATTAGTCACATGGCTACCTCGGGGGCGGCCACCTGgtaacagtggcacagctgtgatCTTGCTCAAacataattaataaataagtaaattaataataaaaatattactaatATAGGACCAGATTTCTCCCCAGTAGCCCTCTGTCCTGCATTACAAACCCAGGGTGCAGGCCAGGGAAGGGAGATTCCACAGGGCTCCCAACATGGAAATTTCCCTCGGATCATTCTAGGAAGGgggtcccttcccttctccctgagcaATGAAAAGGGGGACCCAGGATCAAGGGATCCCCAAAGTTACGCAAAGATCTTGGTGATCCACTGATAGCGAGGCCTCCCCACCCACAACCTCTAGGCCTCCACACCTGCTCTAGGaccctctccagctccctctAGCACAGGCTCATCAGAGATGTGCTACCAGGGTCTGTCACAGTAGCCACTGCCCACAGGATGTGCTGAAGGGACATGGTACAGTGTGGAGGGGGCAACACACAGGTGGGAAGGCTGTGGAGAGTAGCTAATGGGCACAATAACCCAGCTGCAGACTGCTCAGGAGGTTTCAACCTTTCCATACCCAGAGCGCAGCCAGAGACTCCGTCAGTTCAACCATCATTTATGTTCTGAGGACGAGGCAAATGAAAAGCCTCCCATTTCTCTTGGGGATCCAGGCAGCTGTAGCTGGGCAGCATCATGGCAGCTGAGCTTTCAGAGAACAATGTTCCATTTTCTGTGAAAAGtcaccctgtcagggttccttccccactctgaactctagggcagaGATGTGGGGaaccacatgaaagaccccctacgcttattcttaGTAGCTTAGGtgaaaaacttcctcaaggtacaaactttgccttgtcctgaaccctatgctgccaccaccaagccttttaaacaaagaacaggggaagagaccacctggagatgtcttcccccagaatatccccccatgacctacaccccctttccggGGGAGGCTTAAgcataatatcctaaccaattggttacaaaaccATCAAAGACCCAAACGCCTGGATCTTGGAAGaatagaaaaatcagtcaggttctgaaaagaagggttttattaaaaaaagaaaggtaaaaatcatctctctaaaatcaggatggaaaatactttacagggtattcagatacaaaacacagaggatccccctctgggcaaaaccataaagatacaaaaaaaaaaaaaaacaaaaaaccaagaatAAACCTACCTCTTAACACGGGGAAAattcatataaaacaaaagataaactcaTCCGTCTTGCCTGGTTTACCTacactggttgcaatattggagacttggattaggataggcaggagaagatggatttctgtcttacctctctcagtcccaagtgAGGACAACCACGTAAAGAaggagcacaaacaaaacccttcccccaccccaagatttcaAAGTATCatgtctccttattggtccttagggtcaggtgccagccaggttagctgagcttcttaaccctttacaggtaagaggatgctgcttctggccaggagggattttatagtactctatagagaaaggtggttacccttccctttatatttatgacacacccccaaAGAGGatgcaaaggaaacattttagtttgggtcaaaatgttgtgtgttttccagcccagctccagctccagctcaaAACATCAGCCTCTGTCACTTGTGCTATAGGACCATGCCACTAACTGGCAGTAGCCCTCCATCAGCCTCCCACACTGAGCAGCCCCTTAGGGTGACTATaattcccaaagagaaaacaggagacCCCCAGATGATCGCACGaagcctcccacccccatgaGATGCTGTTGCCTATTGCTGTAACTCTGTAAGGGTCCCCTCAGGGTTTTAGGAGGCTGTTTCCTCCCCAACCGCTCTGCCTCATCCCTTGCAGGTGGCTGGCATCTCCACTCACCTCCCCCGAACATTCCTCCACTCTCCACTTCTTTGACAGAAGTGGGCATATCTCCTCTTTGCTGTTCCCAGCTGATCATGACATCAAGAGCAAAGAGGACAAATTCCTCCTtccggaaaaaaaaaaagtctcacccaggacttaaaaaagggactgtcctggccaaaaagATACATAATGAAACTATATGTATTGTCACCCTACCATGGATGATGGCCACACAAGTCCTATAATGGAGGGAGCCCCTGGAAAAGGCTTGTCTGAATCAAACCATCCATCAGAGGAACAGATTCAGAATATAAGAATGACCGTATGGATTCAgacgaatggtccatctagcccagtgtcctgtcgtTTGACAATGGCCAGTGAAGATGTTTCAGAGGCAATTAACAGATCAGTGCAATTGTTGAGTGTTTCATCCTCAGTCGTCTGCTCCCATCCTCTGACAGTCAGTGGTTTACAgacagccagagcatggggtttcGTCCTTcactatcctggctaatagccactgatgaacctCTCTCCCTTGATCTTACATGGACCCAGTTATGCATTTGGCCTAAACAACATcacctagcaatgagttccacaggctgactgtgccttgtgtgaagaaatacttccttttgtttcttttaaacctgatGCTCATTAACTTCACGGGTGACCCCTGTGAAGGGGCAAATAGCTCTTCCTGAATCACTTCTTCCACATCaatcatgactttatagacctctctcatatctcctctgaatcgtctcttttccaagttgaaaattTCCAGGCGTTTCCTCTCCTCATATGGTAGCTGTTCCCTGCCCCTAAAGATTTTTGTCACCTTTGTCTGTACACTTTcaagtctaatatatcttttctgagatggggcgaccagaacgacacaaagtattcaaggtgtggccaTACCACAGATTTAGATTTTCATATATTTCTGTCACCTTCGGGGAGGCGAGCCCGCCGGCCCCTCTCCTTCTGCATGAGGCACACGCTACCCTGCACCCGGAATGCCAAACCCCCCCATCCTGGAGATGTCCAGCACCTCCACAGCCCACGGGGATGGAGccgctcctcctccccagccgtGCCACTCCACCTCTCTTGAGACCTGAAGCCAACCTGGGGAAAAGCTTCTCATGTCCCAAAAAACCTGAGCTTGTTATTTTCACCTTGTAGGTTCCAGGGCAGCCGCGGAGACGATAGTGACACTGCCCGCATATTCATCACAGTAGTATCCTTGCGATACGTTTATGACGTAGTTCTGACATATCTTCTACAAAATATAGcctgtgaggtgtctatgaaaaagTTATGGTTTCCAGAATATGATGATccaatttgtgtgcatgtatcatttttatatctaaaCTTACGAATATAGACTATGTATCTATGTTCCAGACGTGGTTACACTGGCTTGACATCCACCAGGTAGAATGTTTCCATTGAAGACAGCTAGTTGTGAAGGGCCGTTTCAGGGTAGTGGGCCATTAGGGGATACAATAGGCCTTAAGAGAAGTTTTTCCCTCACCAGGTGAGCCTTCCTGACAATGTTCCAGACAGCCTATTTGTAATGCCTCGTATGACTCAGTcgggcatgcaagggcatgtgagaTAAATGAAgtttctgtgtgtggggggggggcgtagCTCCCTTTTGGACTGGGAAATGCATCCTCCACCTTCCAGAAATTGCTACATAACCTTCTGGCTGGATGTGGGGAATTtacagtcacctaccttgatgatgtggctatattctcagattcatggggaATCACAGATGCCTCCGAGCATGGTGTAGGAGGAGTTTAAAAGCCATAAGGACCACatcaacaattccatcctgtcgtgtttctcagcaaaagaaCTTTCTGAGAGGCAAAGCCACTGGTCATTCCCTGAAAAAAAAGATTACgccattgtgtatgctctggagaagctacgcccatacatttggggactCCGCTTCCAACTGCAGAATGACAATGCTGCGCTGAAGTGGCTTTACACAGCCAGAGAGAcgaacaaaaaacttctttggtgcaATTTAGCTAGTCAACACTTTGATGGTGAGATACAACACATTTCAAGAGCcgctaacaaagtggctgatgcactctcctgggAAGGTTTCCCAAAATCAGCCAGGTAAAAATGTCCTTGCATTTTAAGGCATTATACTCCTTCAAATGTAAAAatactgtttagttcttcatgtaTTTATTAGTAAAATTAGAGGTGCATATAATTTATTAACTCTCTTTCTTAAACCTCCAGTAAGAAATCCCAGCAGGTGTGGACCTGACCTGATCCAGGCTGGCCAGCACTTTCTGTGATTTGGGGGCATGAGATAAGTGAAGGTGTagggggggtagctcccttttatgaacacccAGACAGGCAGttaactataaaatccctcttggtgtctgttctctgTTTGCTTTATCTGTAAAGGGGTAACAAGAtaacaggtaaaagaaaaggcgTGGGCACCTAAACAAAAgtgccaatgggaaggctagaacttttcaaattgggaaagaaactttccctttgtctgttggtctctggagaaggagacagggaccagcaatgctgtaagcagcaatgctgtgtaagTCTTGAACCACGtataaaaattcatcttccatacctagaagaaatcatGGGACAGGGCATGGTTAAAGAGACATGAttaggtttttttctttgttttggcttttggagctcctctgtgctaatcccagatgcttttgtttgcttgtaacctttaaactgaaCCCCCacgaaagctattttgggtgcttaatttttggaattgctcttttcaaatctagcaaaagcctaagttctggatgtatttttcttcctctttgtttttaataaaatttcccttttttaagaagaggattggatttttggtgtgctaagaggtttgtgcacatgctgTTTGATaaagctggtggcaacagctactttcctttgttttcttttccagttcttccccagggaatggggggaggaCTTGTGGGTCCCCCACagagaggaattcccaagtgctccttcctgggtccaagttgttttattttgtttttgttttgtttttgttttttttgcatttgggtggtgtcAGCAATTACCAAGCTACGGTCAGAGAAAagttgtaaccttgggagtttactacaagcctggagtggccagtattatttTTAGactccttgtgggcccccaccttctgcactcggagtgacagagtggggattcagccttgacagcatgtgaccagaccacatgacaccgACTCCATTGTggttacctgtatttttccactatcTAAGCTGGGAAAAAACACTGTCTCTTAGCTCACTCCCTACACAAGGGAACTCCTgcaaacacctgaggaacaaagactgaacgggGGGAAGTGCCAGTGGTGGATATAGGCCTGGACAGGCTcagcctccctggtgctgctgtgGCCACTCGCTGCCAGTTGCAGGGTTCGCACAGGGAACTATTTATTCTTATGTGCCAAGCAGGTTCCAGGGTAGCTGAGGAGGCAATATGTGCTACTCAGCTTCTTCAGGAATCTCGCTGCACTCcatggagattactgatgaaaccAGGAAGCTGAGAAACACAGAGCGCTGTGACAGGTTGTCACCCCCAGGGGGCAGTCTCGGTGCTGTGGGAACCCCTGTGCCGCTCATCCCTCCAGCATGGCTGTCCAATCGTACACTGGTTTGCTCGTGACAAAGACAGCCTCTTCaagccctgttatcacccaacacagCGGAAGGTGATGCCACACACCCAACTGAGCGGCCTGAGTGCTTTAGTGAGCCACTCAAGGACAGGCTGGAGACAACAGACAATTTCCCAACTCCCCAGCCTTTGCTTCCttactggagtataaaccccAAATTATACCATTTTGCATTGCACAGGAGTACAACACAAGCTCATTCATCTAGGTGGCTTTCCCCTTGATGTGGGAAGGATATACGACAGCCTTTGTACACAGAGCTgggattttccccagacactttacTCAAAACACGCTGGTAAAGATAAAGCATAAAATAGTTTTATTACCTAGAAAAAGATGGATATTAAATGGATAGAAACCAGATTAAAGCACAATATCTAGCATGTAAACAACAAAtgaaaacacacaaaataaattgGATATGAATGAACAATTTCTCACCCTGGGTGATGAAACAAGCAGTCCATCAAATTTTCAAACGCAAGCTAGAAATCCTTTTAGCTTGGGATCAGCACTTCCCCATGTTCAGAAATTGTTCCTCAGctgtttccaggagttctcttgtgtggggagtgaggccaagacaTGGTGTCACTCCCC
The Eretmochelys imbricata isolate rEreImb1 chromosome 1, rEreImb1.hap1, whole genome shotgun sequence DNA segment above includes these coding regions:
- the LOC144279286 gene encoding olfactory receptor 51G2-like → MSAVNKTKFNPAVFFLTGIPGKEDVHLWISIPFCLVYVTSIVGNSLILFAIKTDPSLHEPMYILLSMLAITDLGLSISTIPTILGIYLFNSREISLNACFTQMFFIHFLAIIESAMLLMMAFDRFIAICNPLRYASILTLPRLAKMGSVFVLRGVAVTLPFPLLLKRFQYCRANILSHSYCLHQDIMKLACADITVNNIYGLFVTLITLWLDSLLIFLSYVMILKTVLSITSHMECLRALNTCVSHLCAVLVFYIPEFSLTVIHRFWKSSSPLLQILLGYSYLLGPPLINPIVYSVKSKHLRARIIRVFVK